ACCCATCTACTCGATCATGGTGCAGATTTGCGCAGTGTGCAGCTGATGCTGGGGCATGCCCAGCTCAGCACCACGGAAATCTATACGCACATTGCCCAGGCACGTCTCCAGGCCCTGCACGCCGCGCATCATCCGCGCGGCTAGGTTCAGCTCCCTTTTTTGGGAAGGCGCAGGACAATGAAAATGCTCGATTTCCCTTGTCGGATCAGCACCGGAACCGGTTTGTCTGCAGGGGTAGCCGCGACCAGACGTTGCAGTTGTTGCGGATTCTGCACCACCTGCTGGTCAAACTGTTCGATGATCATCCCCGGCTGCACGCCGGCTTCCGCCGCTGCGCCTTCGTGTACGTCCACTACTTCTACGCCCTGATCGATTCCCAACTCTTGTTTCAGTTTGGCAGAGAGCGGTTTGGTAGAGATCCCCAGCCGTTCGATTTTGAGCACGCTGGGATTCGGCGTCGGACTGCTCTCCAAATCGCTGGCTTTCTGCGGGCTGGGCAAGGCGCCGACGGTGATCGGCAGATTCACCGCCTTGCCGTGCCGCAGAATACCGATTTCTACCTGAGTTCCAGGCTTTTTCGTGCCCACCAGCAAGGGCAGTTGGCCGACACTGTAGACCGGCTTGCCCGCGAAGGTGACGATGACATCCCCGGCCTGCAGGCCCGCGCGCGCCGCTGGGCTGTCGGGCTCGACCGACGCGACGAGAGCGCCCACGGGTTCATGGAGACGCAGTGCCTCGGCCATGTCTGGTGTCACGCTCTGCACCTCGACTCCGAGATAGCCAAACTGAATCGCGCGGTGTGCCTTGAGATCCTCTACCACCGACATCACCGTATTGATGGGGATGGAGAAGGACAGGCCCATGTAGCCACCGTTGTTGGTGTAAATCTGGTCGTTGATGCCCACCACCTGACCATACATGTTGAAGAGTGGCCCGCCCGAGTTGCCAGGATTGATGGGGACGTCGCTCTGGATGAAGGGAATGTACTCATCGTCCGGCAGTGGTCGATCCAGGGCGCTGACAACGCCCTGGGTGACCGAGTTAGAGAAGCCGAAGGGGGTACCCACCGCGAGTATCCATTGTCCCACCTTGAGATCGTTCGAGTTGCCTATGGGTGCGGTGGGCAGATTGTTGGCGTCGATCTTCAACAGCGCGGTATCGTAGCGCACAGACAAGCCGACGAGCTTGGCTGGATAGGCGTGGTGATCGGCGAGGGTGACAATGATGTGCTTGGCATGGCGCACGACATGGGCGGCAGTAACGATGTAGCCATCGCTGCTCAGGATAAAGCCCGAGCCGAGGGACTCGACTTTCTCTTGCGGCGGTTGCTTGGACTGGCCATTGGGCGCACCAAAGTGCTCAAAGAAGCGGTAAAAGGGCGAGTCTGGCGGGAAGGGATTGCCGGCCCCAGGGATCGCCTGTTCGGAGGTCGTGCTGATATTCACCACCGTTGGCCCATAGCGCTCGATGAGTGGAGTAAAATCGGGAAGATTGACCAAGGGCGGCAACGCAGCACTTTGCGGGGTTGCGGTGACGGGCGCTGTTGGACTGGGGACCGGCTTCGGTGCGCTCACCTGCGCTTGCGCGCAACCGGAAGCGAGCAGGACCAGAGTCAATGCCGCAAAAATGGCGCGACGTTGCGGAAAACGGGAAATGAGGTCGGACATGCAGTCATGCTCCTAATGGGTGCCTGTCAGGGCGGTGCGACGGAGAGGTTCCGCCAGAAAACAGGCTCAATAGAGTGCCCGCGCCAATTTGCTGCGATACTCGTTGACCAAGGGATGTTCCTTGCCCAATACGAGAAAAATTTTTAGGAGGGTCTTGCGCGCGAGATCGTCGCGATATTTTCGATGCCGCTGCACCATCTCGATGAGCTGATCCAGTGCCGCCTGCTCATGACCTTGCAACAGCTCGCTGAGAGCGTGCTGATACATGGCCTGTGCTTGCTCATCACCGCTGCTTTCCTGCAGTTGGCGCAAGATTTCCGCGCTGGGCGGCGCATCGCGCAGGTCAGAAGCAAATTCCACGAGGGCCCGCAACGCTTCGACCTCCTCCCGCACCGAGAAGGCCGGACTCAGAGCCGCCAATTCGGCCTCGGCGGCGTCATGCTCGCCGCGGGCGATCAGAAGGCGCGCAAGCTCCAGGTGCGCCTCGTCGTTGCGTGGATTTTGTTCCAGCGCCAAGCGAAATGCTTTCTCGGCCGCTGCGGTATCGCCTCGTGCGAGGGCTTCGAGCCCTGCTTTGCGCTGCTCATCGCCGGCCTTGGGCAAAATCTTGTCGAGAAACTGGCGAATGGCCGACTCGGGCAAGGCGCCGGTGAACTCGTCGACGACCTTACCATCAAGGAAGGCTTTTACCGCAGGGATGCCGCGCACGGAATACTGCCGAGAGAGCTCGGGGTTTTCATCCGAGTTGATCTTGGCGAGTAAAAACCCTCCCTGCATCTCTTCGGCCAAGCGTTCCAGAACGGGACCCAGGGCGCGACAGGGGCCGCACCAGGGAGCCCAGAAATCCACCACGACCGGGCGACGAAAGGACTCGGCTTCCACGGCCTCGCGAAAATTGCCCAGGTTTACATCCATCACGTGGGAACCAGACGCCATCTACTCCACTCCTGCTCTTCGGATTCTGAACATGATTACACGATACGTTGTCGCCGTGAGCGCGTCACTGTGCCTGCAGTTTGTGCATTTCCTCGACGATCTGGTGCAGCAGGCTGCGGGTGCTGGCACCCAGTCCTTTGCCCAAGCGCTCTACGTCGGTTTTCCCTTGGGATAATGGTCCCAGACAGGCGCCCAACTTTGCCATCTCGCCTCCCGCCCGCTGCATCTGGCTGGCCATCTGCCCAAGCCATTGCAGGGCTTGGGTGTCGCCCCGCTGGGCAGCGACGACGATTCCGGCAATCCCGGGAGCTGCGAAGCTCGGGTCGGCTTGGGCGTCGGGAGAAGGGAGAGAATGGGGATCCTGCAGACCTTGCAGGACGCTCTCGACGACAATGTAGTCCTCGTCGTCCAGGCCGAGCAAAAGTGTGGCATCTCTCTCGCCCGCCACGATTCGTTCCAGGCGCGCGACCAGCTCTTCCCAGCCGTTGGCAGTAGCCACCCGCAGACTGTCCCGTAGAGCCGGCCGCCGGTCGACGTTCTGACAAGCGGCAACGACCTGTACAATGAGCTGTGCGTGCGCCCTACGTACCTGCTCCCGAAACGCTGGAAGTTCCTGCACCCAAAAGTCCTCAAGATCGACAATTTTTTGAGTTTGTAGCTTGCCTTCACTAGAATGTCAAAATGGTGCGGTTGCGGAGGGATGGGGTTGGCCAAACAGTGGCTGCAGCGAATGGAAAGTTGGGTGCATGGCGGCGTTGATATCGTCCGCGCACACCCGGGCCGCTGGGCGCGCTTCCTGCTCGTGCCTTTGGTCCTCACCGCCCTGCCGCTGCCCTTCTGGCTCATGTATGGCATCGCCCCTCTCGGGCTGCTCGGCGGACTCTACCTCGCCGGACGCTGTGACGGGCAGGAATATACCGCTGCACAAATACGGCACGCCCTCAGTGTGGCGGTGTTGTGGGGAATGGTGCTGACGTTGTTTGGCCTGCTTTTCGAATTTGGCCGCGAAACAGTGCTGCTCGGAGCGCTGTTAAGCGGCGTGCAGGGTAACTGGCAGATCGGTCAGGAGCCAGGATTCTGGGGCTGGTGGATGGGGTTCAGTGAGCGCCTGACCGATCTCGCTCTGACCCCGTATTTCTGGTTTTCCCCGGCTTTCTTCGGCGTGGCCCTGGCGCTGCATAAGGGGCATGGCTGGCTGGAGGCGGAAGTCGAAACGACGCTTGCCTTGCTGTTTCGTCAGGAGTTGCGTGATCCACTCATTGCCTTATGGGCCATCCTTCTGGTTGCCAGCGTCATTCTGCCGTTACCGGCGCAGGTTTGGCTGGCGCTTTTGGTCTGGGTGCTGGGGCCACCTATCGTCCATGTCGCGTATGAAGACATCTTTGCCAACAAGCAGCGGCCGCGGCGCAAGCGTGCGAGCAGGTCGGTACAGCTCCCGGTTTTGCAGGCGCGACCGCAGAAAGTGCGCGCCAGTTGAATCTTCTTCATGGCCAGGGAGCAGATTTTGCGCTTGAGGGAAAGCTGCTCGCCTTGCTACTGTTCCGCCTGGAAAATTGATAGACGCAGGAGCCCCCATGTTTTCTTCCCAAACGATCGCCGGTTTTGATCCCGCCCTGGCAGCGGCCATGGAGCACGAGCGCGTGCGGCAGGAAGATCATGTCGAATTGATTGCTTCGGAAAACTATACGAGTCCGATGGTGATGGCGGCGCAGGGCTCGGTGCTCACCAACAAGTACGCCGAGGGTTATCCCGGCAAGCGGTACTACGGCGGCTGCGAGTATGTCGATGTGGTGGAGCAGTTGGCCATTGATCGGGCCAAGCAGTTGTTTGGCGCCGAACACGCCAACGTGCAGCCGCACTCCGGTTCGCAGGCGAATCAGGCCGTCTATTTTTCAGTGCTGAAGCCGGGTGACAAGATCATGGGGATGAGCCTTGCCCACGGTGGTCATCTCACCCACGGCGCCAAAGTGAATCTATCGGGGAAGGTCTTCGACGTGGTGGCCTACGGCGTGCGCCGTGAGGACGGGCGCATCGATTACGATGCCATGGCGGCGCAAGCTGAGCAGGAACGCCCGAAAATGATCGTTGCGGGGGCCAGCGCCTACTCGCGGATTATCGATTTCGCGCGCATCGGCGAGATTGCCCGCAGTATTGGCGCCTACCTTCTGGTCGACATGGCGCACATTGCCGGCCTGGTGGCCGCGGGCCTGCATCCGAGCCCGGTGCCGCACGCCGATTTCGTCACCACGACGACGCATAAGACCCTGCGTGGACCGCGCGGGGGCCTGATCCTCTGCCGTGAAGAGTACGCCAAAAAGGTCAATTCTCTGATTTTCCCGGGCATTCAGGGCGGCCCGTTGATGCATGTCATCGCTGGCAAGGCGGTTGCCTTTCAGGAGGCTTTGCAACCAGAGTTCAAATCCTATCAATCGCAGGTCATCCGCAATGCGCAGAAGCTCGCCGCCGTCCTGGCCGGGCGGGGCTATCAGGCGGTATCCGGTGGCACCGACAACCATCTCTTTCTCCTTGATCTCGGTGAAAAGGTGACAGGGAAAGAGGCGGAAGAAGCTTTGGGTCGCGCCAATATCACGGTCAACAAAAATGCGGTACCGTTCGACGCCCGCCCGCCGGCAGTAACCAGCGGAATTCGCATCGGCACCCGGCAGCGACAACCCGCGGTTTTGCCGAGGGCGAAATGGAGACTCTCGGGGCTGCCATCGCCGACGTTCTCGATGCCCATGAAGACCCGGCCGTACTGCAGCGAGCGCAGAGTTGCATTCTCGATCTCTGCCGGCAATTCCCGGTCTATGGCTGACGGTGCATTGCCCCTTCTGTGCGCATGACGATACCCGTGTCGTCGATTCCCGCATCGTCGATGATGGCGAAGCGGTGCGGCGACGCCGGGAGTGTCCGGCCTGCGGCCAGCGCTTCACCACTTATGAGCGTGCCGACCTGGCCTTTCCCATGGTGGTCAAGGCAGATGGCCGGAGGGAGCCCTACCGGCAGGAGAAACTTCTTGCCGGTTTGCGGCGTGCGCTGAGTAAACGCCCGGTCTCTACCGCGGAATTGGATCTGGCGCTGCGCAAGATCGAGAAACAGATTCGCAGCCACGCTGAACGAGAGATTCCTGCGCGTCGCATTGGCGATCTGGTGATGACCGCGTTGCGTGAGCTTGATCCGGTTGCCTATGTGCGTTTTGCCTCGGTATACCGCCGTTTCGATGATCTGCATGCCTTTAGCAGCGAGATTCAGGCCCTACTCGATCCCGGTGACGACGGTGAGCCCGCCAGCGATGCCGATTGACCAGAGCGACATTCAGCACATGCGGCAGGCGCTGGCGCTGGCGCGGCAGGGACTCTACAGTACCCACCCCAACCCGCGGGTGGGTGCCATCCTCGTGCGTGATGGCAGGGAGATTGGTCGCGGAGCACACCGGCTGGCGGGTGGCCCGCATGCGGAAGTTTTGGCTCTACGTGAGGCGGGGGACGCGGCGCGCGGCGCGACCCTCTATGTCACTCTCGAACCCTGTTCCCATCATGGCCGCACGCCGCCGTGCAGTGATGCCCTGATCACCGCCGGAGTGCGCCGAGTGGTGGTGGGCATGGTCGACCCCAATCCCCTGGTGGCTGGTCAGGGCATCGCACGTCTGCGCGCTGCCGGTATCGAAGTCGATGTGCCTTGCCTAGAAGAGGAGGCTGCGTGGCTGAATCGTGGTTTCCTCCAGCGCATGCGAGCTGGACGTCCCTGGATTCGCATCAAGCAGGCCAGCAGCCTGGATGGCAAGATTGCCCTCGCGAATGGCCAGAGCCAGTGGTTGACCGGAGTCTTGGCACGGGAGGACGTGCAGCAGGAGCGGGCGCAGGCGAGCGCTATCCTGGTCGGCGTAGGTACGGTCCTGGCGGACGATCCGCGGCTGGCTCCACGACTTGCCACTGAGCTGCCGCGCTACCCGGTCAAGATCGTCCTCGATGGACGCCTGCGTACCCCTCCCACAGCGGCCATGTTGCGTAGCCCCGGCGCCATCTGGATCGTGCATCGTGATGATATCGGTGCCGACAAGGGTTCTGCCTTGGTCGCTGCCGGTGTCCGCCTCGTCGCTCTGCCGGCGGCGAGCTCGGGTGTCGGCGTCGATTTTGCTGCACTGATGGCGTTTTTGGCAGCCGAAGAAATCAATGAGTTGTTGGTCGAGGCTGGGGGGCGCTTGGCCAGCAGCCTGCTCCGTGCCGGGTTGGTTGATGAATATCTACTCTATTTTGCCCCCTTGCTGTTGGGCCAGGACGCCCGCGCCTTTGCCGAGATCGGCCCCTATCATGAGCTTGCCCGGGTTCCGCGTTGGCGACTGCGGGAGAGTCGTTCTCTTGGAGAAGATATGAAGGTTCGTTACCTCTGTCAGCAGGAGGATTGATGTTCACCGGAATCGTACAGGCGCTCGGAACCCTACAGCTACGTCAGCACTTGGGCGGTGATCAGCGCTTTTGGATCGCTGCTGGCAGTCTGGACCTGAGTGACGTGCAGTTGGGGGATAGCATCGCCGTTTCGGGCGTTTGTCTCACTGCCGTTGCTTTGGATCATGGGCGTTTCGCCGTCGATGTCTCCCGCGAAACCCTTGAGCGCAGCACCCTCGGCAATTTGGCACCGGGTGCGCAGGTCAATCTGGAAAAGGCCTTGCGCCTCGCCGATCGCTTGGGTGGGCACTTGGTGGCTGGCCATGTCGATGGGGTTGGCACGCTGCTCAGCGCGCAGGCCTCCGGCCGCTCCCAGGTCTATCGGGTGCAGGTGCCCCAGGAATTGCGGCGCTATATCGCGGCCAAGGGGAGCATCTGCGTGGATGGCATCAGTCTCACTGTCAATGCGCTTTATCCTGATGGTTTCGCGCTCAATCTCATTCCCCACAGTCTGGCGCAGACCACAGCCCAGTTCTGGAAACCGGGGCAACGACTCAATCTGGAAGTCGATCTCCTCGCTCGCTATCTCGAGCGCCTCATGGCCGAGAACGGGAAAAGCGCGGTAGAATCCCGGCTCGACGCTGCAAGTCTGGCCGCGAAAGGATTCAGTTGATGACGGAAACCCATATCAGCCCCACGGAAGAGATTCTTGCCGACATTCGGGCGGGGAAAATGGTCATCCTCATGGATGACGAGGACCGCGAAAACGAAGGCGATCTGATCCTGGCGGCAGAGCATGCCACCCCCGAGGCCATCAACTTCATGGTGCGGGAGGCCCGCGGTCTGGTTTGCCTGCCCCTGACGCAAGAGCGTTGTGAGCAACTGCAACTCCCGCAGATGGTGCGTCACAATACTGCGCAGCTGGGCACGGCCTTCACGGTCTCGATCGAGGCGGCGCGCGGGGTCAGCACCGGAATCTCCGCTGCCGATCGCGCCACCACGATTCAGGCGGCCATCGCCGATGGCGCCGGCCCCCAGGATATCGTCATGCCGGGGCATATCTTTCCCTTGGCCGCGCAGCCTGGCGGGGTGTTGGTGCGGGCTGGCCACACCGAGGCTGCTGTCGACCTCGCCCGTCTCGCGGGGTGCAAGCCCGCTGGCGTGATCTGCGAGATTCTCAACGAAAATGGGGAGATGGCGCGCCTGCCGGACCTGCTGCCCTACGCCGCGCGCCATGGCCTGAAGCTCGGGACCATTGCCGATCTGATCCGCTATCGCCTGGAACGCGAGCGCATCGTCCGGCGCGAAGGTAGTGGCCCCTGGCAGAGCCCGTGGGGGGAGTTTACCCTGCATCTGTATCGTGACTGGATTGCTGGTGAGACACATTTTGCCCTGGTCAAGGGGCGGCCAGAAGAGAGCGGTGCGCCGGTCTTGGTGCGGGTACAGGTGGGAAAGATGCTCACCGATCTCTTTCTCGGAGATCAAGGCCCTGTGGCCCATGCTTTGGCGCGCTTGGCAAAAGAAGATACTGGTGTGCTGGTGTATCTGCAACATGCCGACGGCATCGAGACCCTCCTTGCCCAGATTGCTGACTTGCCGGCACGGCCTCAGGGTCCTGGGCAGGCAGGAGACTCGGGGAAAATTCTCCGCACCTTTGGTATTGGCGCGCAGATCCTCACCGATCTTGGCGTCCATCAGGCGCTGGTCCTCAGTGACAGTCAGTTTCAGTATCGTGGCATTGGCGGTTTCGGTCTCGAAATCGTCGGCCAACTTCCCTTTCTCGAAACAGGAAAACACCCATGATCGAGCGCATCGAAGGTACTTTGCAGGTCGGCGCTGACGAGCGGTACGCACTGCTGGTCGCCCGGTTCAACAGTTTCATCACGCAGCAGTTGGAGCAGGGCGCCATTGACGGTCTCAGACGGCATGGCGCCAGCGATGAACAGATTCAGGTGATCTACAGCCCTGGGGCCTATGAAATCCCGCTATTGGCGCAAAAGCTCGCGCGTTCGGGTGAATACGCAGCTGTCCTTTGTTTGGGAGCGGTGATCCGCGGTGGTACACCCCACTTCGATTATGTGGCAGGCGAGGCGGCCAAGGGCATCGCACAGGTTGGCCTAGAGACTGGCGTCCCCGTAATTTTTGGCATCCTCACCACGGACAGCATCGAACAGGCCATCGAGCGGGCGGGCACCAAGGCCGGCAACAAGGGCTTTGATGCCGCCCTCACGGCAATCGAAATGGTTCGGTTGCTGAAAAACCTGTGAACGAGCCCCGCACTCCCAGTCGTCGACGTCTGGCGCGAATGGCGTTGGTGCAGGCGTTGTACCAATGGCAGCTCAATCCCACCTCCTGCCAGGAGCTGGCGGAACAGTTCCATGGCGAGCCAGAGCGCCTGCAAGCGGCAGACGTAGCCTTCTTCGATCGGGTCTGGACCGCGCTTTGCGAACAGGTGGACGCACTCGATCCGGCGATCATCGAAGCTATCAGTGATCGCCGCTGGGAAGATGAAGTCAACGAGATCGAGCGTGCCATCCTGCGCCTCGCCGCCTTTGAATTACACTCTGCACCAGACACCCCCTACCGGGTGGTCATCAATGAGGCCATCGAGCTCGACAAGGCCTTTGGCGCCGACCAGGGTCACCGCTTCATCAATGGCGTTTTGGACCAGCTTGCCCGCCGCTGGCGGGCCGTGGAGCTGCATTCTCCCAAGGTCGAAAGTTAGCACGATGTAGCTATAGCCATACATGAGCTTTCTGATGTAACCTTCTGACTGCCAGAGTTTTCTTTTGAGGGTCTCATGAAGATTTC
This sequence is a window from Acidithiobacillus sp. AMEEHan. Protein-coding genes within it:
- a CDS encoding Do family serine endopeptidase, encoding MSDLISRFPQRRAIFAALTLVLLASGCAQAQVSAPKPVPSPTAPVTATPQSAALPPLVNLPDFTPLIERYGPTVVNISTTSEQAIPGAGNPFPPDSPFYRFFEHFGAPNGQSKQPPQEKVESLGSGFILSSDGYIVTAAHVVRHAKHIIVTLADHHAYPAKLVGLSVRYDTALLKIDANNLPTAPIGNSNDLKVGQWILAVGTPFGFSNSVTQGVVSALDRPLPDDEYIPFIQSDVPINPGNSGGPLFNMYGQVVGINDQIYTNNGGYMGLSFSIPINTVMSVVEDLKAHRAIQFGYLGVEVQSVTPDMAEALRLHEPVGALVASVEPDSPAARAGLQAGDVIVTFAGKPVYSVGQLPLLVGTKKPGTQVEIGILRHGKAVNLPITVGALPSPQKASDLESSPTPNPSVLKIERLGISTKPLSAKLKQELGIDQGVEVVDVHEGAAAEAGVQPGMIIEQFDQQVVQNPQQLQRLVAATPADKPVPVLIRQGKSSIFIVLRLPKKGS
- a CDS encoding tetratricopeptide repeat protein, coding for MASGSHVMDVNLGNFREAVEAESFRRPVVVDFWAPWCGPCRALGPVLERLAEEMQGGFLLAKINSDENPELSRQYSVRGIPAVKAFLDGKVVDEFTGALPESAIRQFLDKILPKAGDEQRKAGLEALARGDTAAAEKAFRLALEQNPRNDEAHLELARLLIARGEHDAAEAELAALSPAFSVREEVEALRALVEFASDLRDAPPSAEILRQLQESSGDEQAQAMYQHALSELLQGHEQAALDQLIEMVQRHRKYRDDLARKTLLKIFLVLGKEHPLVNEYRSKLARALY
- the nrdR gene encoding transcriptional regulator NrdR — translated: MHCPFCAHDDTRVVDSRIVDDGEAVRRRRECPACGQRFTTYERADLAFPMVVKADGRREPYRQEKLLAGLRRALSKRPVSTAELDLALRKIEKQIRSHAEREIPARRIGDLVMTALRELDPVAYVRFASVYRRFDDLHAFSSEIQALLDPGDDGEPASDAD
- the ribD gene encoding bifunctional diaminohydroxyphosphoribosylaminopyrimidine deaminase/5-amino-6-(5-phosphoribosylamino)uracil reductase RibD — translated: MPIDQSDIQHMRQALALARQGLYSTHPNPRVGAILVRDGREIGRGAHRLAGGPHAEVLALREAGDAARGATLYVTLEPCSHHGRTPPCSDALITAGVRRVVVGMVDPNPLVAGQGIARLRAAGIEVDVPCLEEEAAWLNRGFLQRMRAGRPWIRIKQASSLDGKIALANGQSQWLTGVLAREDVQQERAQASAILVGVGTVLADDPRLAPRLATELPRYPVKIVLDGRLRTPPTAAMLRSPGAIWIVHRDDIGADKGSALVAAGVRLVALPAASSGVGVDFAALMAFLAAEEINELLVEAGGRLASSLLRAGLVDEYLLYFAPLLLGQDARAFAEIGPYHELARVPRWRLRESRSLGEDMKVRYLCQQED
- a CDS encoding riboflavin synthase, whose protein sequence is MFTGIVQALGTLQLRQHLGGDQRFWIAAGSLDLSDVQLGDSIAVSGVCLTAVALDHGRFAVDVSRETLERSTLGNLAPGAQVNLEKALRLADRLGGHLVAGHVDGVGTLLSAQASGRSQVYRVQVPQELRRYIAAKGSICVDGISLTVNALYPDGFALNLIPHSLAQTTAQFWKPGQRLNLEVDLLARYLERLMAENGKSAVESRLDAASLAAKGFS
- the ribB gene encoding 3,4-dihydroxy-2-butanone-4-phosphate synthase, encoding MTETHISPTEEILADIRAGKMVILMDDEDRENEGDLILAAEHATPEAINFMVREARGLVCLPLTQERCEQLQLPQMVRHNTAQLGTAFTVSIEAARGVSTGISAADRATTIQAAIADGAGPQDIVMPGHIFPLAAQPGGVLVRAGHTEAAVDLARLAGCKPAGVICEILNENGEMARLPDLLPYAARHGLKLGTIADLIRYRLERERIVRREGSGPWQSPWGEFTLHLYRDWIAGETHFALVKGRPEESGAPVLVRVQVGKMLTDLFLGDQGPVAHALARLAKEDTGVLVYLQHADGIETLLAQIADLPARPQGPGQAGDSGKILRTFGIGAQILTDLGVHQALVLSDSQFQYRGIGGFGLEIVGQLPFLETGKHP
- the ribE gene encoding 6,7-dimethyl-8-ribityllumazine synthase, translated to MIERIEGTLQVGADERYALLVARFNSFITQQLEQGAIDGLRRHGASDEQIQVIYSPGAYEIPLLAQKLARSGEYAAVLCLGAVIRGGTPHFDYVAGEAAKGIAQVGLETGVPVIFGILTTDSIEQAIERAGTKAGNKGFDAALTAIEMVRLLKNL
- the nusB gene encoding transcription antitermination factor NusB, with the protein product MNEPRTPSRRRLARMALVQALYQWQLNPTSCQELAEQFHGEPERLQAADVAFFDRVWTALCEQVDALDPAIIEAISDRRWEDEVNEIERAILRLAAFELHSAPDTPYRVVINEAIELDKAFGADQGHRFINGVLDQLARRWRAVELHSPKVES